Genomic DNA from Frondihabitans sp. PAMC 28766:
GGCCTCGAATGGTGACGTTCGACGCGCGCGACCCCGGCACGGGCGAGAAGGCGTGGGCCCGGGATCCGAGGCTCGGCGCGTTGCCCCCGGCCACCCTCGATCCGAGGCTCGGTCTGCTCGTCCTCGCCGCCCACCCCGACGACGAGACCCTCGGCGCGGGCGGTCTCATCTCGGCGAGTGTGGCGGCCGAGCGCCCGGTGACCGTCTGCGTCGTGACGGACGGCCGAGCCTCGCACGCGGCCGACCTGATCGACGCCGACGAGCTCGCCGGGGTGCGACTCGAGGAGCTCCGTCGAGCGATGAGGGCCCTCGGCGGCCCGGCGCTCGAAGTGCTGGGATACGCCGACGGCTCGCTGCGGGAGAACCGCGCTGCGGTCCAGGCCGAGCTGGCGCTTGTGATCGACTCGCGGCCCGAGTCGGTGGTGGTCGCCCCGTGGCGCGGAGACGGGCACCGCGACCACCGGGTGCTCGGCGAGATCGCTGCCGAGCTGGCAGCCGAACGGGGTCTCGTGCTCTGGGAGTACCCGATCTGGATGTGGCACTGGGCCGACTCCGCCCACCCCGACGTGCCGTGGGGACGGATGCGGGCAGTGCACCTGTCGGCTGCGGATCGACTCGCGAAAAGAATCGCCCTCGATTCCTACGTCTCGCAGACGACTCCCCGAGGGTCCGAGCCGCCGCAGCTGGACGAGGGGTTCCTCCCCTGCTTCCGGCGACCGTTCGAGACCTTCACCGTCGCCTCCGAGCCCCCCTCCGTCGCTGTCGAGCGCCCCTGAACCGGGTGCGGCCAGCGTCCGCTGCGAATCGGCGCGGTGTCGAGAACAGGTTCGTCACGCTGTGAGCGGCAGCTGCACCTGGCGTTCACAGGCCATTGACGCGGGCGTCACGCGCCGGGACAGAACGATTCACATCCTGCAAGAAGAGTGTTCCGAGGCGCCGGAGTCGGCGCCCCGCCGGCTCGGCCGACGGACGCGCCTTCCCTGGGAGAAACGACGTCCATGCCCACCTTCACCCCGAAACGCCTGGTGATCGGTGCCCTGATCACCGCCGTCGTCGCCGCCGGCATAGCCGTGCCGACCATCGCCTCGGCCACGACCGCCGCCCCCGGCGCGACCACCGCTGCGAGCGCCGCAGCCACCGCGACGGCGGCGCCCACGGCGACTCCCACCGCGACCACTCCCGTCACCACGGGCACGCTGAAGCTGCTCACGACGAACCCGGTCGCGGGGCAGCCCGTCACCTTCGGCTATTCGACCGACAAGCCGCTCGACCTCGACTGGGTGGGCCTCTACAACACTCCGGCGAACGGGCCGACCGATCAGAAGTACCACGCCGGCTCGACGGCCTACACGTACACGAAGGACGCCGCCACGGGCGATGACGCCTCCGGGACGATCACGGTGTCGGGATCAGGGCTCACCACCGGTCACGACATCACCGCGTACTTCCTCTACGACGACGGCTACACCTGGCTCGCGCAGCCGGTGACCTTCCAGGTCGCCGCGGCACCGGTGCCGACCGACACCGGGACACTGTCTCTCGACACGAAGAACCCGATCGCCGGGCAGCCCCTCACGTTCAGCTACTCGACGACGACGCCGCTCGCGCTCAACTGGGTCGGCCTCTACAACAACCCGGCTGACGGGCCCACGGGCCAGAAGTACAACAACCCGTCGACGGCGTACACGTACACCGGCGACAACACCTCGGGCACCCTGACCGTCAGCGGCGCGGGCCTCACGTCGGGCCACGACATCACGGCGTACTTCCTCTACAACGACGGCTACACCTGGCTCGCGAAGCCCGTGACCTTCCAGGTCTCCGACCCGCCGCCGTACGACCCGACGCCGACCACGGCGCACTTCGTGACCGACGACGTCACCGAGGCTTCCACTCCCCCGGTCACCGCGCTCGACACCAGCGTGAAGGGCCTGTGGTTCGGGCCGGGCGGCGCCGCTCCGACCGACGCCGTCACCTTCGCGAAGACCGCGGGCAGCTCGTGGCTGAAGGTCAGCGCAGCAGGCGTCATCACCGGCACCACCCCCACCGACCCCAAGAAGGCCGTGGGAGGCGAGGGCACGGTCACGATCATCGCAACCGACGTGAAGGGCATCACGGGCACCATCACGATCGAGTTCCCACTCAGCGCGAAGAACGCCCAGCCCGCGCTCAAGACGGCCACCCTGAACATGTGGGACGGCGGGTCTCACGTCGCAGACTCAAGCGAGAAGCTCGTCGACACGATCCTGACCAACCGTCTCGACGTCGTCGGGCTGCAGAGCACCCTCGGCACGCAGGCGACCGCGGTCGCGAAGCTGCTCGGCTGGGGCCATGTCGAGAGCGCCGGCGGCCAGGCGATCATCAGCCGCTACCCGCTGGCTCCCGCCAACGGCGCCGTGCCGACCGGAGTCCCCGCGGTCAGTGCTGTCGCGAACATCGACGGCAGCCGCGTGCAGCTCTGGAGCGCCCAGCTCGACTCAGACTCGTTCGGCCCGGCTGCAGCCTGTGCTGCGCTCGCCTCGACCAGCGGCACCGGGACAGGGGCGCAGGATGCGGCGGCGATCGTCGCGACCGAGAAGGCGACCCTGCGCTACCGCCAGGCGCAGACCCTGGCCAAGGCGATCGCGAAGACGGAGTCGAAGTCGGTGCCCTCGATCCTGCTGGCCGACCTCGAGTCGCCCGCCGCGACCGACTGGACCGCCACGACGGCCGCGAGCCACTGCGGGATCCGCTCGGTGAATTGGCCCGTGCCACTGGCCTTCACCGGCTCGGGCAAGAACCAGCCCGGCCTCACCGACTCGTACCGCGCCGAGTATCCGAACGCCGCCAAAGACTCCGGCCAGACGACGTCGATCTTCCCGCCCGTCACCGGCACCTCGAGCACGACCGTCAATGCCGCCAAGGTCGACGCGGCCACGGCAGCCGGCACGAGCGCGACGGCGACCAGCACGACCGACGGCCCCGAACGCCTCGACTTCGTCGACTACGCCGGCAAGCTCACGGTCACCGAGTCGCACACCCTCGTCGATGGGTTCCCCGTGGGGCCGACCGACCCGACAGCCAACGCGTGGATCTCGGATCGCGCTGCCGTCGTCACCACCTTCACCGTCAAGTAGCGGCGCGCGCGCCTTCTCGCCGCGCCGCCCGCTTCCGATCCGATACCTCAGCAGGAGAGAACCATGAGCAAGTCCAAGCCCGAAGACCACGCCCCGAAGGTCGACCTCGTCGCAGCGCCGCCGCTCGACCCCGGCCACGAGTACTACCAGGGCGACATCAAGCCCGGCGTCAGCCGTCGCACGCTCCTGATGGGCGGCGCCGCAGCGATCATGGCCGGCGTCGCAGCCGGGCAGACGATCGCCGGCGGCGGCGGAAGCGCCTTCGGCCCCGGTGCCGCCGATGCGGCCACCATCACGGCAGCCGCCAAGAAGAAGGGCCAGACCGGCACGATCAAGGACGTCAAGCACGTCGTGATCCTGATGCAGGAGAACCGGTCGTTCGACCACTACTACGGCACCCTCCCCGGCGTGCGGGGCTTCAGCGACAAGCAGATGCTCGAGTACCCGGGCGGCGGCGACATCTTCCATCAGCCCGACCTCAGCCGCACCGACGGCGGGCACATGCTGCCCTGGCCGCTCGACTCGGCCGACTACAACGCGCAGAACGCCGGTGGCCTCGACCACTCGTGGGGCGGCGGCCACACCGCGTGGAACAAGGGCACCTGGAACAACTGGGTCGCGGCCAAGTCGGAGCAGACGATGGGCTACTTCACGAAAGACGACATCCCCTTCCACCACACCCTCGCCTCGTCGTTCACCATCGCCGACCACTACCACTGCTCGCTCATCGGCCCGACGACCCCCAACCGCCTGTACCAGTGGACCGGCATGATCGACCCTGCCGGCACCGCCGGTGGCCCGGCGACCGACAACCCGGCCGACTACAACCCCGTCTACAGCTGGTCGACCTACCCCGAGCGCCTGCAGGCGGCGGGCGTCACCTGGAAGACCTACGCCAACGACGAGGTGGGCGACGACGGCAGTCACCCCTACGTCGGCGACTACGGCGACAACCCGCTGTGGCTCTTCCAGCAGTACCACGACGCGCTGGCCTCCACCGACCCCGCCGTCAAGGCCCTCGCGATCAACGGCGGCCTCAACACCGGCTGGCTGCCCGACTCCGGCAAGGGGCTCGACGTGACCTATCTGCTGAGCGAGTTCGGCAAAGACGCGGCCGCGAACACGCTGCCCGAGGTCTCGTACGTCGTCGCCCCATACGGATGGTGCGAGCACCCGGCCGCCAGCCCCGACTACGGCGCGCACTACACGAACGCCGTCATCCAGGCGCTGATGAGCAACCCCGACACCTGGGCGAGCACGGTGCTGCTGATCAACTACGACGAGAACGACGGCTACTTCGACCACATGGTGCCGCCGCTCGCCGAACCCGGCACCGCTGCCGAGTACGTCGACGGCCTGCCCATCGGCTACGGCACCCGCGTGCCCCTGACTGTCGTCTCGCCGTGGAGCCGCGGCGGCTGGGTCGACTCGCAGGTCTTCGACCACACCTCGGTGATCCGGTTCCTCGAGACCTGGACGGGAGTCACCGAGTCGAACATCTCGGCCTGGCGCCGCACCATTTCGGGCGACCTGACGTCGTGCTTCGACTTCACGAAGCCCGACTTCTCGATCCCCACCGCCGCCGAGGTGCCCCCGATGAGTGCGACCCAGGCCCTCGTGGCCGCGGCCGACGCCGACGCGTCCAAGCCGACGATCCGCGAACCAGCTCTCGGCACCCAGAAGATGCCGGTGCAGGATGCCGGGACGGCCCAGCACCGCCCCCTCCCCTACCGCCAGTCGGCCGATGTGGCGGTCAACCGCAGCACCGGCGCCGTCACCCTCACCATGCGCAACGCCGGCACGCAGGGTGTCTCGCACCAGGTGTTCCCGAACGCCTGGCTCGCCTTCGCGTCGACGCCGCACACCATCGCGGCCGGCG
This window encodes:
- a CDS encoding phosphocholine-specific phospholipase C; the encoded protein is MSKSKPEDHAPKVDLVAAPPLDPGHEYYQGDIKPGVSRRTLLMGGAAAIMAGVAAGQTIAGGGGSAFGPGAADAATITAAAKKKGQTGTIKDVKHVVILMQENRSFDHYYGTLPGVRGFSDKQMLEYPGGGDIFHQPDLSRTDGGHMLPWPLDSADYNAQNAGGLDHSWGGGHTAWNKGTWNNWVAAKSEQTMGYFTKDDIPFHHTLASSFTIADHYHCSLIGPTTPNRLYQWTGMIDPAGTAGGPATDNPADYNPVYSWSTYPERLQAAGVTWKTYANDEVGDDGSHPYVGDYGDNPLWLFQQYHDALASTDPAVKALAINGGLNTGWLPDSGKGLDVTYLLSEFGKDAAANTLPEVSYVVAPYGWCEHPAASPDYGAHYTNAVIQALMSNPDTWASTVLLINYDENDGYFDHMVPPLAEPGTAAEYVDGLPIGYGTRVPLTVVSPWSRGGWVDSQVFDHTSVIRFLETWTGVTESNISAWRRTISGDLTSCFDFTKPDFSIPTAAEVPPMSATQALVAAADADASKPTIREPALGTQKMPVQDAGTAQHRPLPYRQSADVAVNRSTGAVTLTMRNAGTQGVSHQVFPNAWLAFASTPHTIAAGASATYTWNAAALDGKYDFSVYGPDRFLRRFAGTVVSGTHTDVPLPGATATLVTGRKPSLRLALANGGTPQVTYTLTANDFITKTQTVTVRGGRATDVDWPVDEWGYYDVIVTANTGTGFRYRFAGRVE
- a CDS encoding PIG-L deacetylase family protein, whose translation is MVTFDARDPGTGEKAWARDPRLGALPPATLDPRLGLLVLAAHPDDETLGAGGLISASVAAERPVTVCVVTDGRASHAADLIDADELAGVRLEELRRAMRALGGPALEVLGYADGSLRENRAAVQAELALVIDSRPESVVVAPWRGDGHRDHRVLGEIAAELAAERGLVLWEYPIWMWHWADSAHPDVPWGRMRAVHLSAADRLAKRIALDSYVSQTTPRGSEPPQLDEGFLPCFRRPFETFTVASEPPSVAVERP